DNA from Triticum aestivum cultivar Chinese Spring chromosome 7D, IWGSC CS RefSeq v2.1, whole genome shotgun sequence:
TAGCCGACGCAGAGATGATGCAGGATGATGGTGATCTGTAGCCTGGCCAGCATGTTGCCTGCGCAGATCCTAGGGCCACCTCCAAACACCTGGTATGTTCCTGCCTTAGCCGGTTCCTGCATTCATACGTTCATCCATTGATTTCTTCATAGCCATTACCTTATAAACTATTGGTTTGCTTTTCTTTTACTCAAATATTTGTTGGGCTACATATTCCTCCTAGACCATCACATAGTGGAGCACTTCATCCCTAGATAGTTTCGGTAATTCAAAAGAACCACTTCTAATTTTTTCTAAAAGGTTAAAAAATGTATATAGGATATGTGGTGTGAATTTTATGCAGCAACCCCTTGTTTGGACATAAGCCCATTTATGGAAATTGTGTAAAAAAGATAATGTAGTTAATTTCTTTAGTTTTACTTAAATAGTCAATTGTCGTATTTGGTAACCACAATTCACAAGCACATACTGCATACTGTAAATTACTTGTATGAAGTTTTTATATTTCTAAAATCACTTATTATGGGATATATGTTTAGAATCTCGTAGGCATGATTTTGTCTTTCTAGATACCGCCTATAGGAAAAACTGCTCCAAAATGTAGTTGCGTAGGTGGTTAAGTGAGCTCAAATAACTAAATGAGAAAATGAAAATTGAAGCAAGCCACTATTTTAGATAGTATACTTACATCCCATCTGTTAGGATTGAAGGAGAGGGGATCCTCGTAGTAATTGGGATCAGTGTGCAAGGATCTCAACCACACCAGCACAGCCCACCCCTTTGGTATGGTGTAGCCGCGGTACTCCACGTCCCTGTTCGCCACACGGTGGACCATGGGGGCAATGTTGGCCATCCGGATTGTCTCTTCCACCACCTTGGCTGTGTACTTCATCTTTGGGATGTCGGTGTGGGTGATCATCAAAGTTGTCGACGTCGACCCACCTTTGCTTTTGCTCATCGCTATATTCTCCTCTCGGAGCTTGGCAAGGACGATAGGGGATTTTGCGAGGTGGTAGACAGCCCACATGATGGCGATGGTAGTGGACTCGTAGCCGGCGATGACAAGGGAAACAATGTTATCCACTACCTCCTCATTACTCAACTTCTTTCCATGCTCGTCCTTCATCTGCATCAGACCGCCCATTAGATCATCACATTGCTTGTCCACCTTCTTCCTTGCCTCCAGATCCTCTCGGAAGATCGCGTCTAGCTTCCGGCGACTCTGCATACCATTAAATTCCTCAGAGGAATGAGACCAAATTCTACATTAAGGGGTCTAGGATTGCACAAAAGATTGTGTGGAACTCCAAGAGTTGATGTAGTTGCACCTTTCTCATATCAAAGTTATATTTTTGAAAACATGACCTACCCAGCTTGTACTGCTGAAAGAATGACAGCCAGAATCGTTAACTTACAAATAAGTATGTATTTGTTTTGGTGGAATCAGAGATATACActtccagaaacttgcaaaaaggggcaaaaaaaaaaaaaacctttcGAGCACCGTGAGATGCTGTCCCTGGAAAATCAAAGGGGTATGCCCTCAGACCATAAAGCAAGTCGCCGAACCACTGATCGATCTTGTCTGTCAAAGGCGATGGCTCCATGCTTATGAACATCTTGCAGATGTTGGCAAACGTCACCTGCACCCCCATTGAGCACTGGATTAATTATGATAGTATTATATGCCCAACtagttttttatttttgaaaatacGCAAATAGGTTTTTCCTTTTCAACTAACGTTCTACAACTAATTATAAAATAAACAAAACTAACACAGTTCAGAAAAAGTAAAATGTGCTAAAATTAACTATGTTAATTGTCTAGAGCCCAGGTGAataacaattttttaattttttagtcAGTTTTTGCACCCCTCAAAAGTACAGTTACACTAATAAAAAAATGTTGTGCTGGCAAAAGTGCAATTACAACCAAAAAAATGTATTAGAGTTGCACAAAAAAGTGTAATTTCAACAAACAAAAAACTTAAAGGTGAAAGTGCAAGTGCGGCAAAAAGAACAAAGTGCAATTGCATAAAAACAAACCGACTGAAACAAATACATAACGAACAAAAATATGTGACTGAAACTTGACCGAAATTCCTAGACGTTATTACTATGAACACCACTAAACAAATACTAAGTGACTGGAAAGTAGAAAATTTAGGCGGCTATGTTTTGGCAATTCTGAAAAAGTATTGTGAATTGAGATGAAACAACACACATGCTTGGCTTAATTTTGTCGAAATTTTTACTTTTTTTAATCTCTGTGGCTGCGACGATGGTACCCTTATCCGCCCACGTTCCCAGCGCCGCTACTACACGCGGTTGCACAACGGTGGCGATGGTCTGGAGCGAGCTGGGCCGGTTGATGGCGGCGAGGATGAACCCACGGAGTCTGGCGTGGCTGCTGCCCTCCACGTTCACCACCGACGTGATGCCGACGAGCTCCGGCACCGGCCACCTGATGCCGAAGCTTTCGGCTGACTGGAGCACGAACTTGTTCGCGGCCGGCGAGCAGGCGACGATGCTGGGGGAGGACGTGGATTTGTACAACACCTGCACCCCGGTCCGGGTATCCTGGCTGTCCAATATTGCTTTAAGATCTGTGCAACATAACTAACTTTTCATGTaaaattttcttttttttgtttctctcacataAAAGATGTCTTGGATTAAAAAATcatttttgtatatttatgtttgacaaaaaattctgaaagatttatcctagattctagatggaaagctttgccacgctgcaaaggtttgaacttcaaaacatgttttatgtaagagaaacaaaaaaaagaaatcgATTTGCACGAATCACGATGCGAAGAATGGATGGCTAGATAGAGAGGGCCTGGGTGCAGGTGTTCTATTATATATTTTCCTGCTGGGGGAGCCGAACAGGTGCGTCCTGTACATCCCCGCCCCGCTGCCGTATGCGCTCTTCTTGGCGCCGATGAAGTCGTCCGGGCGGCGGGCCAGCTTGAAGTACCAGAGCAGCGAGAGCGTCTCGCCAAGAAAGAGGACCCCCATGTGGCCCGGCGGGAGGCGCCGCCGGATGCCATTGCTACCACGGCCGCCGTGTTTGAGAGCGAAGGCGGCGCAGTGCCACGCGTCGGTGGAGTGCCAGACGGTGAGGCAGAGCAGCGGGACAGCGCCGAACAGGAGGCCCAGCCACCATGCCCACACACCCACAGCTCCTTCCATTACCACTCGATCTATCTTACTTCTCCAGGAATTGGAGATGAATAAACGAGCAGTCGAAGGCGTTCCATAAATAGATGAGTGTGGATTCCGAGTAGCCGATCCGTTGGTGCGCGGAGGCAGATGGAAACAAAAATAAGGTCGCTAGCGAGAGAAATTGCTCACGAATTGCATGGCTGGTTAGTTAATTTATTGGAATTCAGCATAATATACGGttcacttctgcttcggtacacccaTCTTAAACACATGAAAGGCTGAGATTAGCCCATACCCCTTCGGAGCCAGGGGCACGATCCTCTTATTTAAAAAATCTGCCCCGCGCGTCCCCCGCGCGTTGATGCCGATACCCCCGTGCGCCCGTGTATACGGGGCTGCGGAGCGAGCCGAGCCGCGCAGCCGCCGACAGCCATCGAGCCGAGCCGCACGCATGGGCCCATAATGTCGGGGTCAATGGCATGGGCCCACAATGTCGGGTCAAGGGGGCGTTGACCACGCAGTGGTGGACCGGCGTGCGTGTGGGCGTGGCGCGTGCGTGTGTATGTGGCGCGTGCGTCGTGGGGCAATAACCGCATGTTCGCCTTATATCCGGCATGCAttccggcgccgcctcctcgcgccgAGCGCCACCGACGGCCGTTGACCGGTCGCCTCTGTCGTGCCTGGCCGCCTGCcgcccgccgcctgccgccgcgtcGGGGCGCCCGCGTAATGGCCCTCGTCTCCCACGCCTTCCGCGACCTAAcgcccgccgccgcgtcggggTGCCCGCGTGATGCCTCGGCTGCCACGCCTTCCGCTGCCGCGCCTGCGGCGACCAGCCGCCTGCTCCCGCGTCGGGCCGCCCGCCTTCCGCCTCGGGCCTGACGCGGCCGCATGCCCATGCGTCGGGCCGCCCGCCTTCCACCGACGGTCCACCAGCGCTCCCTCTCCCCGCCGGCTATAAAAGGCCAACCCGTGCCGGCCTTCTCCACCGCATCTTGTCCCCTCCGCCGCGCCACTCCATCTTCTCCCCTCCACCGCGCCACTCCATCTTCTCCCCTCCATCGCGGCCGCCATGTCTTCGAGCGACTCCGACGAGGGGGCTTGGCTGGGCGGCGCCTGGCCGTCCAGCCTCACGATCGGCGACACCGAGGACCTTGAGCGGTTCGGCCTGATGGTGCCGCCGGCGACGAAGGTGCCGGGGCCATGGAGGATCGGCGCCGACGGCCGACCTACCCttggcccgccgccgccgacggcgcAGCTCCGCGCTTTCCCTGGCGGCCGGTACAACCGTAGGGCCCGCCGTGGCTTCTGGCGGGGCAAAGATTTCGACGTCGTCCTCGGCGCGTTCAGGGATGCGGCGGCCGGCCGCCCCGTCGGAGACATCACCGCCGAGGTCGggtctagccgccgccgccacgccgcacCTGCTCCCGCCCCACGGTCCCCGGCAGAGCAGCCGCCCCTGCCCCGGCGCTGGTCCCCATCCCGTCGGAGCAGGCCGCCCTCATGCAGGACGGCGACCCTGACGACATGCCAGGGCTGCTTGCGGTGCTGGCCCAGTCGgcagacgaggcggcggcggcggcgcgcgaggcCGCGGACCGGAAGGCGGCCTTGGCGGCTGTGCAGCTGTAGCAGGCGCGGGAGGAGGCGGACTTGTGGGGGTCGGACGACGAGTCCAGCCGCGACGACGGCGGCAACAgcggcgagggcggcgacgtcggcaTGGCGCCGGTCATCGACCTCACCGGCGGCAGCGACGAGGAGTAGTCTAGGTTTAGATTTAGGTTTAATTTAAGTTTATGTTTAAATTTAAATTCGGTTCTAAGTTATGTAGTCGGAGCGGTTTAAGTTTATGTTTAATTATGAATGAAGTCGGATCGGTTTATCTAAAAAAATTGTTATGTTTTATTTAATGATGTAATGAATTATTGTGCTATTCGAAAATTATCAATATTGTTAAAAATATTGTAACCCGAAAATTGTTGAAAGAACAAAGAAAAGATGCAAAATAAACGAAAAACTGTCCGGACAGACGCCCCGTGTCATTTatattgtttttttgtgttttaattaataTTCAGAAATTATCTTTTACTAATGTGTTTATTTATCCAttataaaaaattatgaaatatataaaaaaacatCACAATTGTTTATACATATGTATGTTTTTTTATACTTTATAAATTATGTGTATATACATTAAAAAAACACCCTTGAGAATTACCTCAATGTTTGCAAATGAGTTGATATGCCCACCCCCAACACTCAACTAAAATTTGAACGTATTCGCAGACCAAATGCATGTTGCGGCATGTCCGAAGAGTGGTTTACTGTGTTTTCTCCGTGAAAATCGTATTAAATTATTTCACTGACAAAAAATCACGAAAATTGAGATGCATCCTAGTCATGATGGTAGAACAGTATAAAAAAAATTGGGTTCATCTGAAGGATGTCGAAAAAAAAACTACTTTTCGGACGGGGGGTTTGCTCCTACCCGAACGGTATCCGGAGAAAAAGGTCAATTTTTTGACATATTCGGAATGGCCTCAAATTTTGCAAGTGAGCTGGTATGCACACTCCCACACTGAATCCAAAAATTGCTTGTATTTCGATACCAatagcacgttgcgtcacgtccggtcaGTGTTTTAGGTGTTTTcaccaaaaaaatgtagaaaatTCGTAAAGTGGTAAAAAgccacgaaacttgtcatgcatcctagtCATGATGGTAGAACACTACGAAAAAAAATTTGGGTTCATTTGAAGGATATCGAAAAAAACTACTTTTCAGATGGGGCGTTTGCTCCTCTACCCGAACGGTATCCGGAGAACGAGGTCAATTTTTTGACATATTCGGAATAACCTCAAATTTTGCAAGTGAGCTGGTATGCCCACTCCCACACTGAATCCAAAAATTGATCGTATTTCGACACCAatagcacgttgcgtcacgtccggtcaGTGTTTTAGGTGTTTTCACCGAAAAATTGTAGAAAATTCGTAAAGTGGTAAAAAgccacgaaacttgtcatgcatcctagtCATGATGGTAGAACACTATGAAAAAATTGGGTTCATTTGAAGGATGTTGAAAAAAAAACTACTTTTCGGACGGGGCGTTTGCTCCTACCCGAACGGTATCCGGAGAACGAGGTCAATTTTTTGACATATTCGAAATGGCTTCAAATTTTGCAAGTGAGCTGGTATGCCCACTCCCACACTGAATCCAAAAATTGATCATATTTCGACACCAATAgcatgttgcgtcacgtccggtcAGTGTTTTAGGTGTTTTCACcgaaaaaattatacaaaattcgTAAAGTGGTAAAAAGCCACaaaacttgtcatgcatcctagtCATGATGGTAGAACACTATGAAAAAAAATTGTgttcatttgaaggatgtcgaaaaaaCTACTTTTCGGACGGGGCGTTTGCTCCCTACCCGAACGGTATCTGGAGAACGAGGTTCAATTTTTTGTCATATTCGGAATGGCCCCAAGTTTTGCAAGTGAGCTGGTATGCCCACTCCCACACTGAATCCAAAAATTGATCGTATTTCGACACCAATAGCACGCCGCGTCACATCCGATCAGTGTTTTAGGTGTTTTCACCAAAAAAATTGTAGAAAATTCATAAAGTGGCAAAAAGGTACaaaacttgtcatgcatcctagtCATGATGGTAGATATTACTAATGTAATTTgggttcatttgaaggatgtcAAAAAAAATAATGTAGATAGTACTAATATAATTTGACTAAGGTGAGACTAAATTTGCATAGTGtggtaaataataaaaaataagACAGATAGTAATGATGTGATTTGAGTTTACACTGCAACTGGCAGCTCTGACGCACTGCCCGGGCAGTGTAATGAGCTTACACTGTCCGGGCAGTACGGCAGTGCCGCCCCTGGCAGTGCAAAGTCAAACTAAATTATTACTAACTGTCTCATATAGCAATGTGCACGAACGCGGGTATATAAGCCGGTCGTGGCGTCCCTCGacgcgcgaggtgggactaaagaagCGCCCGTCCCACCTCCCATCGCGCCGTGACGCATAGAAGGCAAAAAAATAGTGATGCAAAAAAAAAACCCAACCGTGGTTGCAAGCCGCAACTGTGCGTAATCGGTCCGGCCCGATCTAGCCGGGCGGCGAAAGGGCCGGCCTTTCGGCCCAGCTACAGCTGCCAGCACAGTCAAGCGGGGCAGTGGCGGGACGGGGCCGGAATCAGAGGAGTTCGAAAGTGAGGTTGGAGGCAGGTACATAAGGCGGTCGCGGCGTcgttcggcgggcgaggtgggactaaactttagtcctgaCCCCCGCCGACCCTACCCCCGCACCGCGCGCACAgtcaatgggccggcccacgcgcgGCGTCGCGCACAGTCAAGACTTTTGTTTTTTAAACTAGTATTAAGTTTTTTAGTTATTTATGCCTTTCGTTATCGTATAAAAAAGTATAATTAATAAAAATCCATACGTAATATAGAATTGTTAACTAGATTTATTATAATAATAATGACTTGTTTATTATAATTTATAGGAAAAAATAATGAGTTTTTATAATTAATTGCTAAAACAATAATGAGTTTTTTGATAATTAATTGATAATGAGTTTTTTCTAATGTGTAGATTAGTAATTACATTTTTAATATTTATGTAATGTTAATTAATGGCTAAAAAATACTTAAAATATATGCAAAGTTTAGTACTGTAATGTGTTTTGCATTAATGGCTAATTGTTTTTTCATAATAATAATGAGTTTTTTTGTTATAATTTATAAGTAAGAATAATGAGTTTTTTATTACAATTTATAGGTAAAAATAATgagtttttgttttaattttttatgAGTTTTGCGTTAATGCCTAACTTTTTCAGcttattaaaaaatattaatgaGTTTATTGCTATAACTAATAATTTGGAAACGACCGTTCATAAAAAACACTACTTCACATAGAATTTATTAAGTAGTTATATTAAAACACTACTTAATACAGAATTTATTAAGTAATTATATTAAAAACAGTACTTAATATAGAATTTATTTCGTATttaaattatacatatgaaaacttTACTATTGTTATTTGTGCGCGAAGTGACGAGTcggttgactaagtcaactgatATTATTACTATCTTATCTAACAAATAGCACAAAGGCGGCTATATAAGCCCGTCCTGGCGTCCCTCGgcgcgcgaggtgggactaaaaaagcgCCCCTTCCATCTTCCCCCGCGCCGTGACTCATATAAGGCAAAAAAAAGTGATGCAAAAAAAGCCCACCTATGCTTGCATGCCGCAACTGCGCTTAATCGGTCCGGCCCGATCAAGCCGGGCGGCGAAAGGGCCGGCCTTTCGGCCCAGCTACGGCCTGCAGCATAGTCAAACGGGGCAGTGGCGGGACGGGGCAGGAAtgagaggagttcgaaagggaagTGGGAGGTTGGTATATAAGGCGGTCGCGGCGTCGTTCGGCGGgctaggtgggactaaactttagtcctgacccccgccgaccctgcccccgcaccgcgcgcacagtcaatgggccggcccacgcgcgccGTCGCGCACAGTCACTGGGCCGGCCAACGCGCGCTGTTGAAGTTTTTTTTGTTTCAAAAATAATATTAAGTTTTTTAATAAATATTCTATAATTAATGAAAAGTCCTACGTATTGTATAAATGTTCTATAATTTATGTAATGTTATTATTTTTTATGTGTTTTGCATTAATGGCTAAAGTTGTTTTCATAATAGTAAAGAGTTTTTTGTTATAATTTATAAGTAATATTAATTTGGAAAATACCCTTCTTAAAAAACACTACTTGATATAGAATTTATTATGTAGTTATGTTAAAAACAATACTTAATATAGAATTTATTACGTAATTATATTAAAAACACTACTTAATATAGAATTGAATTAGTATTAAAACCATAAGAAATTCATACGGTGtcggaaaattatgaaaacttgcacgcatgatggCCCTCGTGATGAGTGCGTGTGGGAAAAGTTTGGGGTCCACCAGCTGAGTCAGAAAAGAAAACGCAGTACGGGGCTGGCATccttcatatccgatcagtgccggttgcatgggtggtacgaggtggcatgcatGAAACGTCACCTaattttgggaggcagtgggcatgcccatcttagggccccacgcaagatttgaacgaattcggacaccaaacgcacgttgcgtcacgcccggtcagtgtttttggtgcgtttcacggagaaaaccataagaaattcatacggtgttggaaaattatgaaaacttgcacgcatgatggccctggtgatgagtgcgtgtgcaaaaagtttggggtccaccggCTTAGTCAGAAAAGAAAACGCTGTATGGGGCTGACATtcttcatatccgatcagtgccggttgcatgggtggtacgaggtggcatgcacgaaacgtcacccaattttgggaggcagtggatcagcccatcttagggccccacgcaagatttgaacgaattcggacaccaaacgcacgttgcgtcacgcccggtcagtgtttttggtgcgtttcacggagaaaaccataagaaattcatacggtgtcggaaaattatgaaaacttgcacgcatgatggccctggtgatgagtgcgtgtggaaaaagtttggggtccaccggTTGAGTCAGAAAATAAAACGCAGTACGGGGCTGACATccttcatatccgatcagtgccggttgcatgggtggtacgaggtggcatgcacgaacgtcacccaattttgggaggcagtgggcatgcccatctcAGGGCCGCACGCAAGATttgaacgaattcggacaccaaacgcacgttgcgtcacgcccggtcaatgttttcggtgcgtttcacggagaaaaccataagaaattcatacggtgtcggaaaattatgaaaacttgcacgcatgatggCCCTGGTGATGAGTGCGTGTGCAAAAAATTTGAATGGTTGCACTAGAAAAAAATGCATTAATATTTTCTGTCATTAAAAAAACATCGGATATAATGGCTCTCTTTTTGAAGAATATGCATGATCCATGTGAACCTACAAGCTCTGAGCAGGTGAAGACTCACATCGATCCTGCATATCCTCCAAATAGAGTCCCACAAACTCACATGTTTGTTCATTGAGCAAAAGAAAATTATATAAAGGAGTCAACGGCGCGCCGACTTAGCGATGTGGTATTAAACTAGAACTGTTAAAGTAAAATGCATGTTTTCAATAAATGCATCATGGGCCAGCCGGCGGTAGTTTTACGGGACGGGCCAAGGGGCCCACTATGGCGTGACCACGTCTATGACGCCGTACGTGCGTGCATGGCATGTAAACCACGCCGCCATTACCTCGCCCCAGGACCGCCTAACCCCGCCGCCTCCACGCACGACCTCACCCCGATCCGACGGTCGCACCGCCGTGGCCGTCCCAACTCCCTTCCCTGCCGCCCTCATGGCGGCCATACACTCCGGCATCTGCGCGCGCGACTTGGATCTCGGTCCGGCCGTGCCGTCTCGGCAAAGTCGCCCGCACCCAGAACCCTAGGACGGGCCGTCGGCCAGCGCGATGGTGTGGGTAGAGGGCGCGCGGCTGCCACGACTAACCCACACCGGGTGGGGTTAGCCAACGGGGGCTGCCGGTGCACGTCGAGGCGCCGGAAGGTATGATATTAAAACATATGTAATGTTTTTTGAATCTCGTAACTAGTTAGATAACTTTCATCTTATTTAGAATGCAAGAATTCGGAGATGTTTACTGCTCGGTTGAGAAGTGGTGCGAATTGGTGGGAAAATTCACACCCAGACAGCGCATGATGCTACGTGGCACAAATTTGGACAGTATGTTGAGAATTCCTTCAGTGAAAATGAGGAAAAATTTATTGGAATTTATGATTACAACGTATGATAGTAGTAGAAAGCGATTTATTATTCGGCCAAATACTGACGGCATTAGTGTGCTTAGTGAAGATGTTTATGACATATTCGGGCTACAGAACGAGGGTGATGATGTCAATAGCATGATAGCAACAGTACAACTAGATGCCAAAAAAATTGTTCCAAATCGGTTTCTAGACAAAAGAACAGGCCTAATCCTCATCGATGACTTGATAAAAAATATTGTTGATACTCACTCatatgatgatgattttgtgagaAGGGCCATACTGGTTCTTATGGGTACAGTCTTAGCACCACAATCCACCAAGTTTGTTCCTTATCGTTATTACAAAATGGTGGAGGACGTGAACACTATCAAGTCATACAATTGGAACAATTTCACGTTGGGGGTGTGCATGGATGCTATTAAAAAAAGGTTGAAGATCTTGAAAAATTCAAGTGGCCTATCGGGAACTTGGCTCTTCTTCAGGTACAAGTCATTTCGTAATAGTTGTATGTACATATATTTTTTATGTGATCTATGTGTCTGACTATTTGTGTTTACTATCATGCAGTATATATACTGGGAAAAAGTTGAGCCAATTGGTGTGGATACATTTGATCCTTTGTCTCGTGAATACCCACTAATGCTTAACTGGCCAGAAACGGAAGGGAAAAAGCGAGACGACTATGACAACATGCACGGGCGGGGCACCGGCAATGTAAGTCAATAAGTATAGTCCTTATTGGTTTCACATAGTAATTAAGTATATTCGTTATTTAATTCATTTTATTGtttgttgtacagattgaaaactGCATTAGCGAAGAGTACAGACGTGCTAAGGTAGCACGTGATGCTAAGGTAGCACGTGAAGGGACTGTCCCAGAGGAAGAAACGAAGAAACCTAAACGGAAAGGTGGTGGCAGGAGTAGAAAGCCAAGCACGTCCGCGGTTTCAACGAACACGACTTATAGTATGGACCGTGTGATGACATACATAAAGCTGCTTCACAAGGAGGTTCTCAATATACCCGAAAGATGTGCACAGGTAATTTTAGAAGTTGTATTGAACGTGTTTTAATTGTTCAACTACTTATCGTGTTTCATTTGTGTTTGTAGATGGTAATGGAAAGGTTGAACACGGAAGGTGTGCTGTACAAACCCAATAAGAGGGACAACAATGACGAATTTTGATAATGTAGGTGAAGGAGTTGGGATGGAGAATGGCAAGTACAAGTCATCAAAATATTGGCCAGATATTGAATCACCTACGGACGTAAAGATAGGAACATCTTTCACGAGTATGAATGATACCTCCGTGCCCGTTGATGACACGGGTGCTCTGGCGACGACACCGGGTAAAGGTGAAGCTACTGATCCTTTGATTATAGACGATAATGGAAACTCTCCATCTTCGGCATCAACTGTACGTACAAAAGACTTTCCGTCTATGTCCCGAACCCCGCAGAATGCTGGTATTTCTGGTGAGTCTATGGATGCTTTGTCACCAACAAAGTCTGAAGACACGTTTGAGAGTTTCCCGGCAGAGAGGAACATAGGTAATGGTGAAGGCAGTCAGGAAAATGAAGGTAAGCGCAAAAGAAAAAAGTCGAAATATTGTCAATCCCTCTACGACCTTCTCATTACCCACAAGAAATGTGTTAAAAAAGTAAGTCAAATACTAATCTATAATTCATTC
Protein-coding regions in this window:
- the LOC123164305 gene encoding ent-kaurenoic acid oxidase 1-like, encoding MEGAVGVWAWWLGLLFGAVPLLCLTVWHSTDAWHCAAFALKHGGRGSNGIRRRLPPGHMGVLFLGETLSLLWYFKLARRPDDFIGAKKSAYGSGAGIIVACSPAANKFVLQSAESFGIRWPVPELVGITSVVTFANICKMFISMEPSPLTDKIDQWFGDLLYGLRAYPFDFPGTASHGARKSRRKLDAIFREDLEARKKVDKQCDDLMGGLMQMKDEHGKKLSNEEVVDNIVSLVIAGYESTTIAIMWAVYHLAKSPIVLAKLREENIAMSKSKGGSTSTTLMITHTDIPKMKYTAKVVEETIRMANIAPMVHRVANRDVEYRGYTIPKGWAVLVWLRSLHTDPNYYEDPLSFNPNRWDEPAKAGTYQVFGGGPRICAGNMLARLQITIILHHLCVGYEWELLNPDAEINYLPHPRPVDGAAMAFQFIPRMGESSVIIAHPLCIELPSQGISKLSLETTTAIWGVVASIAKKNSFFVLVAQKKC